The Silene latifolia isolate original U9 population chromosome Y, ASM4854445v1, whole genome shotgun sequence sequence GGCACAACCAAAGTATCCATAGCAGCATCGTCGGTCGATATCTTGCCTTTATTGTCCTTGCTAAGGGGGTTAAAATGATAAGAAATTGTACTATCCAAATCCTTTATATCCGTTGTAGATGAAGTAGCTTTACTAGCACACCATTTTTCTTGCACAAGCTTATCAGTCATAGTAAGGAACTATTCAAGGAACTGGCATCTTTACCTACCGGTGAAGAAATATAGCGTTTCCCTTTTCGAATATCATTAGCTTCAAAGAAATTGTCCACCACACGCTTACCATTTAGGTTAACAACAAGAAGCGATTTAACTGCATCCAACTCACGAAGAATATCCTTATTTCGAGGCTCCACCGAGACTGCCTCCTCCAAAGTGCAGCGAGCCTCAAGTAACCTATTCAAACTTCTAAGAGCAACAACTTTACGAAAGAGGGCCTTGGCATGTCGAGGATAAAAAGTCAGCACCATCGAACATAGAATTAACGCCCCTTCAAA is a genomic window containing:
- the LOC141631776 gene encoding uncharacterized protein LOC141631776 encodes the protein MLPPLFKIHAFKDLGNDLFRQNQFVEASVCYDKGCNLLRDVVKDVSAPDLDSFSSLAISLCLNQAASAIKLCAFEGALILCSMVLTFYPRHAKALFRKVVALRSLNRLLEARCTLEEAVSVEPRNKDILRELDAVKSLLVVNLNGKRVVDNFFEANDIRKGKRYISSPVGKDASSLNSSLL